Genomic DNA from Phyllopteryx taeniolatus isolate TA_2022b chromosome 10, UOR_Ptae_1.2, whole genome shotgun sequence:
gaatggaaatgccattaatcaccTCCAGCCTCcacaaaaattagttttttttgttaaggaaaacagcactctatgatattgtacttgataaaaacaataatataatgTATATCAGTGTGATAAGCAGATAATTAATAATTAGATAGAACGGAAAGAATTATAGTTTGTACATCATGATTAGTTCATTGCGACTGGGCCTCGGAGGAGGGCAGTTATAATAcagttatactgtattatactcATACAAATGTATGAGTTTCACTCAACTAGTTTAAGTGACTCGGTAAGACGATAAATAATATCCCTGTCAGtatttatattgtctgtctacatgttgattcactgtttgtgttcaaatatccattgcttaaagtaAATACATCATTTAAAATACTCTTAAGTTGGGTCTCTCGTatctcaaggtgccactgtagtAAGAGAATAAGTTGTCACTTGTatcttttgaaattcacacgTTAAAATATAactttcttgacatttttgttgttgagttTTAATTTAGgaatttaaaatttgttttatttattttttattttttaggcaGCCGCGCGCCACCACTGCAACTATTTGGTGTACCTGCACTCGGCCCAGTTCCTGAGGCTGGGTGGTGACCCTGTGTGGCTGCAGGGCTTGGAGGCGGCGCCTCCGCGTCTGCGCCTGCTCGACCACATCAACAAGGTGCTCGCTCACCAGCCCTGGCTCGCCGCCTGCTCGCACATcaaggtaagaaaaaaaagacattgaccTTAATTAGGGTACAGTGAACATTAGTTTACAGTTCATCTTTGCCCCACCCGCCCCTCAcgacccccgctatatcgcagatttttaagaTATAATTtcccgatgttttttttttttttttattattataaaatggtgccttgagatatgggTTTAATTCGTTCGATCTAAAATTATTGTTCCCCTCTGGAATGAATGGCAATGCAATTAATACATTCCCCAACaccaaaattgtttttctttgttttaaacaagacaaaaatgcTCTCACCAGTATTGTAaggtataaaaacatacagtaacaacatttgctctccacataatctgcaaacaCTGAAAATTAAGGCACAAACATGACTGGACAGAATGTAGTCTCCTTCCTGGTTCTTCTTCTGAGGGTAGTTGGCAATGATGCATTAGCGCCACCAATTGCTGTagtccttccactgcaaggaaaccaaagTGAATTGACAGTGGCCAGATTTTGTCACGTTTGCCACCGCCATCTAGCGGTGGGCTTCTGAAGCGCACTTGCATCTAAAATTTTTGCTCATATCGcgagacaaaaaaattgtccaAGCAGACtcttgtatctaaaaaaaaaacaaaaaaaaaaaacacacaagtcaaggcacaactgtatagGCAAGtcgcaatttagagttgctTGCTTTCAGTGTAGTGCCAGATTGCGCCACAAcatgctgggcagcactgagctgaGTAATtaagagaaagaagaaaaatcagATAAAGAAGTTCCCCTACTAAGTTGCACTAATAGTCGTTgattttgtttacattgtggGGGACAAATGTTAataagtgatttatttttgctgttacATATTCATCCCAAAaggactattttttattttttattttgttaaattgtcaaacattttatcttttattaaaatgtattaagggTTGTGTTTAAAGGGCCACTTTCTCCAGGTTTTGAATAatgttgtcatttgctttttctttttatcaaatgggtgaaaatgttttttttttttaaataaatattatttcaagGCCATGTTGCTCCACCGTAGTTCAACATTTACGGTTGTCAGCCCTGACTGTTTTCCGACTAGATTGGGGAGGAAATCTTTCTTAACACATCCCACACCACAGGTTAATTGcgcaggataatctttcagagacatccaatAATCGGGCCATTGCTCTATTTGATTGAAAGTGGGGAAAAATGCTCAACTACGGCCAGATTATCGGTTTATCTGTCCTGTTGTAAACTCTCCTCTAACAACCACGCCTGACTTGTGTTCCTCCAGACGCTGCTGAAGTGTGGCGAGCAGTGCTGGTCACTGGCCGAGCTGGTTCAGGCCGTGGTGATTCTGGCCCACTGCCACTCGCTCTGCAGCTTTGTGTTCGGCTCCAACGCCGACTCTGTGCACATGGTGCCCCAGACCAAGTCTCCCAACGGTACTCCGCCGGCATTCTGCGCCTTTGATGCTGCTAATGGCAACCCCAACGGCCCTCAGTCATTCGACAACACCGCTGAGCAAAATACACGAAGActggtaaaaatatatatatatatatatatatacatgatgGTTGTTGTCATGATTATGCTCAAATGCAAAAGTgatatacaggtgcatctcaacaaattacaattttgtggaaaatgtaatttacagTGAACCAAGCCCTCCCGCGAATAGCGAAACCCCCGTGAATAATTGATGACCCACTCAAAGCAATTTGTAATTGCATTACAGATGTCACAGGATAGGGGCAAAACACTTCGACTGGTATTCCATTTGGATTGATTTACTTACTGTGTGGTCTGTAACAACTTGCACAATGACTAGTTAGctaagcatcaacaccatgcatctacCATGACACAACTATGAACCAATGTGACATAAACAGCTGGATTCAgcagttaaattattcaacacaacaaaCCGCCTTCACATAAGTTTGAACAATAGAATTAGCTAGCTTACTAGCCTAATTGACaccttgtgtttgtttgtcagtcTGTGGACTCGAGTAGTGACGTGTTGTGTCTGAAGGAGAGGATCCACCGATCCCAGGAGGAGCGAGATAAGCGAGAAGAGCGTCTGCTGCACTCTCAGACACTCCAGCAAGCTGGTGAGCCATGTGAATGCTCTCCTTCACTCCACACCTTTGCTCAACCTCTCTACTTGTTggcttttaatttttatttattttttaatttttttattattatttttttttaatatataaatagtCTCTCCTCTGCCTCTTTTACTTGCAGGGattgactgtatttttttattttttattatttgtttatttttttcagatgttGATGAAGGAGACGAGCTGATCTACTTTGCGGACCCGTCGCGCTTTGTCACGGACCCCGATTTTTATTACCAGGAGTTCGCCCGCAGGGACGAGGACCACTTCCAAGTATTTCGTGTTCAGGTAAGTCGCCTTGAACAAGAGTGGAAATGGAAGGCCGTAACCATAGCAACTGTTGCACACACACGGGTAGGTAGGTGGATAGAGCTCCATTTTGTTGCATAGCATATCTAAATGTTACTTGAACAATGGTATCTTGACATTACTGCTAGCCATTTTCACAAGAGTTCCCAATATTGTCagctgttttagagcatttttgATATTTCAAGACTTACAGAATATTCTGTTCTCTGACtaaaaaaaagcaccaaaacTACCAAAAAGAGTTTTTTTACTAGCTTTTTCCGTTCttaagtaaatacaaaatgggTCGGTTTTCTGATGAAAAGCATAGAAAACAACCTTGTttatgaaaagaaacatgtcaagcagaacagggATTTTGGTggtaatattttttacttttgtgacaCCTTTAACTATAATACAACAAggacaagactgagaaagggcttttgatggcaaaatgatcatttatttacagatatacctGTTGGCACTTCTCCCTCATAATTGACGTGACAAGCTGAGATTGACCGCcaaatctttatcttctactcaaaagctgtgctgatctcaaatccaaaccGATGAATCGCTGCCATCTACTGGCATTTCTTTGTCATTACAGTTATGTAGaagcttgaatttcacagacaagctgggcgagaccctcttccacacacacctgtttaaaaacgtacttgacaaatacagtatgtacgtcGGTGCTGGTAAAtagttggattccagttgacgaatatacTGTGAATgtccacggcagtgaatgagttatttACAGTTACAAAGTATTTTATACTTGGTTACATCCCACCACTGGACATAAAGCAGAAATGAGCCTGTGACGAGTCAAATATTTGTCTGACAGTGACGAATTTTTGTGGTGGCGCAGGACTACTCGTGGGAGGACCACGGCTTCTCCTTAGTCAACCGCTTGTACTCTGACATCGGTCACCTTCTGGACGACCGCTTTCGAAGCGTCACCGCCCTCTCGTCTGTGCACAgccccgacctgaagagggccATCTGGAACTACATCCACTGCATCCTGGGAATACGGTCAGCCTTAATCCTCACACATAAGCATCCATTGTTCTCGTGTAAACGTTCAGCGAATGCATGGATAGTTTGTCTGTGGTGGCAGTTACGACGATTACGACTACGGGGAAGTGAACCAGCTTCTGGAGCGAGatttgaagctgtacattaaggCGGTAGCGTGTTTCCCCGACCCCAGCAAAGCACCAACGTGTCCGCTCGGCTGGGCTCCACTTACAACTTCAGAGCGGGTGAGTGGCAGTCAGATTGAGGCTTGCAAATTGAGACACTCTCgcctctttttgttttggtcctTCTATAACTTCTATACTGATGTTTTTCGGCTTTCCCCAATTTTCCCACAATTGCACATTTTACCTCCTCCTTCCGCAGTTCTCGACAGATTCAAACCATCCTAACCATGCTGGGAACTGTTTACTACGTTCCAATTATTCCCTGCTTTTTCCGAATTCCACACTTCACAATGACATTACcgatccatccctccattttctgagccgcttctcctcactagggtcgcgggcgtgctggagcctatcccagctgtcatcgggcggaaggcggggtataccctgaactggttgctagccaatcgcagtgacATTACCTAATTTTAAAGAGATTTTACATCTTTCACTCATCCTTccacatttttgcacatttcttaactgattcaaaccattccaacttttaAACTCTTTTCACTCATTCAGGACACAAACGAAACTAtttatcacattaaaaaaataccccAATTTCACAAAACAAGAAGagacattttacatattttctttatagTTCTCCTCCTCCTACATTTCATGAACAAAATTCAAATCATTcaaactttaaaatatttagGTCATCTGCGGAACTATCACATTCCCGCCAAATGCCTCATTTCCACAATAAAACTTaataaagacatattttacatatttacatcctcctcccacatttcatcACCAATTGAAACCATTCCAacgtaaaaaaaattcagttcatTCAGGATATCTTGGGAACTATTTATCACATGCAccaaattcccacattttcaCATAAAAATTCTCAAATGAAGATTAATTTTACTTACTTATCAccaccttccacatttctcgaccaattcaaaccatccTATTAAAAACGTACACCTCAGTCGGAACAACGGTTATTGTTTTGGATTTTCTATtataattagtttttatttttttactttttgtattgAGTTAGTTTGTATAgcaggtttgttagtttttattagtttgcCCGTTTTTGCACATATGCAAGTTTCTACCACATTCTAATTTGAGATGTACATGCATTTTcaacattccccaaattcccaattttttaatttttttaaaaaatttttttacacattttccaTGACAGCATTCTCAAATTAATGCAGACATTTAACATATTGACATCccccttccacatttctttagTAATTCCAACTTCCAACTGTATAGCTCATTCAGGATATATCCATAATTCTTATCACATGCtgacatttttcaataaaattcaaAGCGAAAAGCTATTTTACGTATTTACATCCTCCTTCCATCTTTTTCGACCAATTCAGACCACTACGTCTttgtgttcagctcattcaagacATCCTGGGAACGAATGTTTCCTACCCTTTTTGAATATTAACTTGATCCTTTCCCCATTTCTCGGCTGAGTTAACCAATTCCATCTTCAAATTATTCAGTTCATTCATCAGCGGAACTATTTATCACAATCCTCAAAAGATATTTGGCCTCCTCCTTGAACATTTCTTAACCGATGCAAACCGTTCcagcttcaaaatgttcaactccTTCAGGACACCTTTGTAAATATTTGCTACATTTCAATgattcctccttttttttagaattcaaactaaaagacatttaaaatattGACCTGCTCCTTTGACATGTCAAGTAACGAGActaattcaaaccattccaacttcaagtaTCTCATGCTgcttttcaacaattcaattagcATATGCGTTCAGTGTCAGCTCTTCTGTAGTCACACACAATTTCTACTACACAAATTGCATTCTGTATTTCCTGTATAATTTCGGTGTTTAATGTCCACATCCTTGTTGTAATAATCTTGTGCCTTTCCCCAGATACACGTGAATTTGCTCATCATGGAGGCACGTCTGCAAGCGGAGCTCCTTTACGCCCTGAGAGCCATCACTCAGTACATGATCGCCTGAGAGCCTCCGGCAAGCGCACTCCGAATTTCTTGTCCCTTCGCCATCGAGGTACACGAGAGACGTCCACTGACGCCATGACGAGTTTCCGGCGACATTATCAAGAGCGCAGACCTGCTCTTTTTTCAGATGTATTCAAACCAGAGCGTGCCACACCCACTCCTCATCCCCCTCATTATGTGCAATCCCAACAAGACTTACTACACGGACAAATTTGGGGATATTCagctttggggtgaaatttgaggatgaaactaaaatgcactttaacctTTACGGGTGAACTCTGTAAGCCTGTGAACGTGCGACTATTGAATGTTTCAGTACGTCTTGCACCACTTGCTGTAACCTCCTCCTCTAACGAGGAGCTGAACGATCTGTCACAGAAGCCGCGCATGAAGATGACAAATTGTatctcaacacagcacaccacacacataacgatTCCGTTGCACTGCAGATGTCGAATCCAGTCCTCCGAGACAGAAGGCTCATGTGATCTAATGGTAACAGCCGGGAAACAAAAGATGCAATATAGAAGAGGACACACGAAAGGGGGGAACGATAGTGGTCTTGGGACTATTTTAAATCCTACACTGAAAAAATCCTGGACACTGCGTGACGCTAAATGTGAAATCTGGTCCTCCCTTTCTGAGGTCCACTGGACTTTGCCTTTGGGGTAGGACACGTTTTTTATTCATACCCGTTTCCTTGTTCCTCAGTCAGGTCAcgtcttgattggctacattctgatTAACGTCACAATTCACAGAGTCATAACTGAGGAGTCATCGGCTTGATTTGATTGGGCTggttggtatcggccgatatttagcattttatgctgagcggctttaatgtcataattctccGATCCgaccaatgacgtcattgatcgactccgctaaagacatttactccgcgtcgccgcatgcacagtgtatttgaatccaaaagctagtttatttttagccttgtcgcgtgtcttttgacgtagtactgtaaatatctcatggccaaaaaaaacaacgtaatgcccggatcagactacaagacaaattgctctttcaagattgcactgtcagactactgcaataaaatcttgtgctccgcatcccgttttttacgatcattgggctttatcttgtcaactcaaatgcgaccggatacactcgttaccgtggcgatgacaaGAAGAGTGGATCTCGCTGActgttttataaaaacaaaatggggggggaaacgtgtgttggtggtcaccggtgctcaggacaggagaggacgttcgttgaaggcttgcttgaggtatgttcccgtacttttaatacgaaacggctcgcaagcaggcaatcaaatgttatgtagcctcgcaagctactgctagcacgaacggttggacgtaaacatgctgccgttctgtcgaatcatgctctaaagtttcggtgtgggtgaagtaatttaatgacagtaagttagcgcccattatttctgtcatgttgtaatgttggtttgacctgactgattagaatacacgatcagACTagcgcagtgatttccaacctttatggagccaaggaacatattttacaattgaaaaatctcacggcacaccaacaaacaaaaatgttacaaaaagtggatacattatttagtgtatttacttcctgccatctaatagaagaccgttcatttgttctgtctgtcactatgcctcactggcataaatagaggaacaaagatacattatttattgtaaatagaatttttttgagcaattaaatacacaagtatatacagtaaatgaacaggtaatttaaatggacacattcctccatcttgcgatcggttatcgttttattaaactcgctgatcggtgttcggccccaaaaatcctgatcgtttaAAGCCTATATTAAAgacgtttaatatttaagatggGTGGCCCCGACCCGTTTCAGACCCTATTATTTGGACAAATTCAATCTTAACACACACCAGACCACAGTATAATcctataaaacataaaataatctgTTCTTTGTCATCTTTGGTCGGGACTGGGCAAAATCgcaacaaaaacagcccgaTGATGTGTGTATCAGGCCTTAGAGTATTAcaaagtgtcatcagcaggttgcaacaattgatgactaaagtacatgagctattctactgcccacacggctcttctcaccaataatgttccatttttgCTATTTAAGTGGAGCGTTCAGGGCAAGTTTAAACCGTCACGGTCATTTTTGATGCGTCGACTTGGAGAGCCACTCGGAAATTTGGCCCGTGACAGCTCATTGGGAGACATTTCTAAGtcaaacttgtcagccaatcgaaGACGGGGGTTCCCAGAGTAGCGGATGAACCGAAAAGGTCGAGGagatccgttgaaaaataatcaCCTTATAAGTTTTACTCTAATTTTCACCAGATTTCCTATCggcgatatcacacaaaaatgttccgCAAaacgccgtttttttttttttttttttcacctgacGCAATTTCTCCAGATCCCATCATCCAATTCTCAAAATTATTGCTGTGTTGTACTAAGTTTTAAGTGAAACATTCTGgcaaacacaaaatgtcacattGCTAATCGAATTATTTAAGTTACTTGATTCATCGTTGCAGCCCTAGTAAtaatacagagagactggaagaggcACAGAAAGGCATACAATTCTCATTGTTGTCAAACAGAAAGTTTTGTACTGAAACTTTGAACAgcgcattcaaaagtttacagaaggtcaaattaagttcaccggGGAAGGTTCTCGGCGATTTAGGCTCATCCTGAAATATATCCTAAACTTTTTGTGTgtagtgtactgtatgtcatgaaCGCTCACTTTATGAGTAGTTgtgtaggttttttttattttttcttccccaaaagTGGACAAGTTGAATGTTCTCCAAGGACAATCCTCATTCAGTGTTGTTTGATGGACCCCTTTTGCATCTCCTGAGCTTTTTGTACAGtagtttctttttaaataagcacttatggagagagagaaaaaaaaaaaaaagtttatatatatttataagagGAAGCGAGTGGAAAAACACAGACGTGACGCTGGACATTTTCTTATCGTCCGTGTCGAGGGCTTGTTAATCGAAGACCTGCTGAAAAGTTAGTCGTGACtgactgaaaacacacacaaaaagaagtaATAGTAAGCTTGTCCGTGAACGCTttgtggtacaaaaaaaaacaaatgaagaagCTGAGCCATCGACACGATGATTGTCCTTGTTTGCCTTGCTCGTTGATGTTTTTGTGCTGTATCGAAACAAAGTCCGTGGTACCGTTTGTGAAGCAGAACAAGGTgcgaagttgttgttttttatgattGTTTGGGATTTTGACAGGTTTTGTACACGagagctgttgttgttgttgttgtgctatGAAGGGATTAGCGTTAGTATGTTTGATATaggacagtggttctcaaactggagtctgaaaaataatttgcaatatattatgtggtatcatttaaaaaaagtttattccTAAATATGGGGATGAATGCCTGCATAAAAAATAGTTCTTTATCCTGACAGGATAAGTCTTTGTAAAgattcagtttttttaaaaattaactgaattttctcataacatttcaaatagtttctctaatatatatatatatatatatatatatattacaactTGAGCTTGGAAAAATACCATTTTATTCTCACAAGTTTGCCTTTTTATcctgacaaaatgtattttgtttttataaagatGACGACTTTTTTGGGTGGGGAAATGAAACTAGTCTCATAACCTTTAACTGTTTTATTACTCTCatctttcaaaaatacaaatattgtaagattgacttttttccaatttaaaaaaaaataaataaataaaaaaaaataaaaaataaataaaaagttttgtTCAGATGACCTTtcactcaaaatgtttttaatttattatcatattacgcagttgttgttgtttttaaaataggcAACTTCTTAATTCTTATGGCATTTAGGAGTACACAaggtaattgttgaaattgttagTCCTTGGAAAATGTACTCTCCTAGATCCGAACAGTTTGAGAACCTCTGTCATAGGAATAGAACCAGAAGTGCTTTTCTCTCCCACAAATGATAGCACAGGTGCCTTCAGAACAAAAGTGGAGCGTTTCTGATGACTACCGTTGGCTGCACGTAGAGCTCGGGctaaaggggaagaaaaaaaaaaaaagactcaatgtgtcatttgtggctttttttccttcttcttcttcttgggtaACATTTCCCGTTTGGAGATTACCCCTGCAAAAGCCCCGGGAACtcggcaaaaaaataaatacatttaaaacacggATGTTGCAACGATTCCAACGTGAAAGCTACTGGAAGACGTCAACAACAACTAAGAAATGAACACTCGGAAAAGCCAACAAGAAAACCAattgaaaggggaaaaaaaatgggaagTCATGTTTTCTATAAAGACGCTTTAAGAAAGAAAACAGTttcctgcatttttttgtttgttttgtttgtggctGCCACCTTGTTTGAGAAG
This window encodes:
- the sesn4 gene encoding sestrin-3 isoform X2 codes for the protein MIICTNTMEYQLRSQCQRVQKQVMVNKEKECVSLVLMKAVLGRGNVDAITQQMASHPQYLESFLRAQHYILHMDGPLPLPCRHYIAIMAAARHHCNYLVYLHSAQFLRLGGDPVWLQGLEAAPPRLRLLDHINKVLAHQPWLAACSHIKTLLKCGEQCWSLAELVQAVVILAHCHSLCSFVFGSNADSVHMVPQTKSPNGTPPAFCAFDAANGNPNGPQSFDNTAEQNTRRLERIHRSQEERDKREERLLHSQTLQQADVDEGDELIYFADPSRFVTDPDFYYQEFARRDEDHFQVFRVQDYSWEDHGFSLVNRLYSDIGHLLDDRFRSVTALSSVHSPDLKRAIWNYIHCILGIRYDDYDYGEVNQLLERDLKLYIKAVACFPDPSKAPTCPLGWAPLTTSERIHVNLLIMEARLQAELLYALRAITQYMIA
- the sesn4 gene encoding sestrin-3 isoform X1 — translated: MIICTNTMEYQLRSQCQRVQKQVMVNKEKECVSLVLMKAVLGRGNVDAITQQMASHPQYLESFLRAQHYILHMDGPLPLPCRHYIAIMAAARHHCNYLVYLHSAQFLRLGGDPVWLQGLEAAPPRLRLLDHINKVLAHQPWLAACSHIKTLLKCGEQCWSLAELVQAVVILAHCHSLCSFVFGSNADSVHMVPQTKSPNGTPPAFCAFDAANGNPNGPQSFDNTAEQNTRRLSVDSSSDVLCLKERIHRSQEERDKREERLLHSQTLQQADVDEGDELIYFADPSRFVTDPDFYYQEFARRDEDHFQVFRVQDYSWEDHGFSLVNRLYSDIGHLLDDRFRSVTALSSVHSPDLKRAIWNYIHCILGIRYDDYDYGEVNQLLERDLKLYIKAVACFPDPSKAPTCPLGWAPLTTSERIHVNLLIMEARLQAELLYALRAITQYMIA